The Klebsiella sp. RHBSTW-00484 genome includes a window with the following:
- a CDS encoding Spy/CpxP family protein refolding chaperone, producing the protein MKLMTRIVFTAVLASGFSMAAQAADVKAAPAPSQDPIVQHLKLTNDQVTKIKSLHQQLEKNVQQISQKDIKDGVLFDVIDSGKWNEKAVKDQLAAFSKVEQQVRYYRVKYYFGVNQVLTPDQRKQMQKDLAQELSE; encoded by the coding sequence ATGAAATTAATGACCCGTATCGTGTTCACCGCTGTTCTGGCTAGCGGATTCTCTATGGCGGCTCAGGCTGCGGATGTTAAGGCAGCACCAGCCCCATCACAGGATCCGATTGTTCAACATTTAAAGCTGACCAACGATCAGGTAACGAAAATTAAGAGTCTGCACCAGCAATTGGAAAAAAATGTTCAGCAGATTTCCCAGAAAGATATTAAAGACGGCGTACTGTTTGATGTGATCGATTCCGGAAAATGGAATGAAAAAGCGGTTAAAGATCAGCTAGCGGCATTTAGCAAAGTAGAACAGCAGGTTCGCTACTATCGTGTGAAATACTATTTTGGTGTGAACCAGGTATTAACGCCAGATCAGCGCAAGCAGATGCAAAAAGATTTAGCCCAGGAACTGAGCGAGTAA
- a CDS encoding pirin family protein translates to MITTRTAKQCGQADFGWLQARYTFSFGHYFDPKLLGYASLRVLNQEVLAPGASFQPRTYPKVDILNLILEGEAEYRDSDGNHIQAKAGEALLISTQPGVSYSEHNLSKEGSLTRMQLWLDACPQHENPLVQKIAIAAGPQQLLASPDGSQNSLQLRQQVWIHHIDMAKGEEINIQLHGPRAYLQSIHGTVHALVQEEEKQALTCGDGAFIRDEANITLVADTPLRALLIDLPV, encoded by the coding sequence ATGATTACTACCCGAACAGCCAAACAATGCGGTCAAGCTGACTTCGGCTGGCTGCAGGCCCGCTACACCTTTTCCTTTGGCCACTACTTCGACCCGAAACTGCTAGGCTACGCGTCTCTGCGCGTGCTCAACCAGGAGGTGCTGGCGCCCGGCGCCTCGTTCCAGCCGCGTACCTACCCGAAGGTCGATATTCTGAACCTGATACTGGAAGGGGAAGCGGAGTACCGCGACAGTGACGGCAACCATATCCAGGCGAAAGCGGGAGAGGCACTGCTGATTTCGACTCAACCCGGCGTCAGCTATAGCGAGCACAACCTGAGTAAAGAGGGTTCGTTGACGAGAATGCAGCTGTGGCTGGATGCTTGTCCGCAGCATGAAAATCCACTAGTCCAGAAAATAGCGATCGCCGCCGGGCCGCAACAGCTGCTAGCCTCGCCGGACGGCAGCCAGAACAGTCTTCAACTGCGTCAACAGGTATGGATCCACCATATCGACATGGCGAAAGGCGAGGAGATCAATATCCAGCTTCACGGCCCACGCGCCTATCTGCAGTCGATTCACGGGACGGTGCATGCTCTTGTGCAAGAAGAAGAAAAACAGGCCCTGACCTGCGGTGATGGCGCGTTTATTCGTGACGAAGCTAACATTACCCTCGTCGCCGATACGCCGTTACGCGCTTTGCTGATAGATTTACCTGTGTAA